From the genome of Gracilinanus agilis isolate LMUSP501 chromosome 2, AgileGrace, whole genome shotgun sequence, one region includes:
- the LOC123235621 gene encoding LOW QUALITY PROTEIN: eukaryotic translation initiation factor 5-like (The sequence of the model RefSeq protein was modified relative to this genomic sequence to represent the inferred CDS: inserted 4 bases in 2 codons), whose amino-acid sequence MSVNVNRSVLDQFYRYKMPSLIAKVEGKGNGIKTVIINMVDFAKVLNRPPTYPTKYFGCELGAQTQFDAKNDRYIVNGSHEANKLQDMLDGLIKKFVLCPECENPGTDMHVNPKKKTIGNSCKACGYRGILDTNHKLCTFILKNPPENSESVTXKIEKQKKNRKGKDKENGSVSSNETTPSPPPPNELNPPHAVEDDEDEDWGEDTTEEAQRRRMDEISDHAKVLTLSDDLERTVEERVNILFDFVKKKKEEGIIDTSDKEIVAEAERLXVKVMDPFVLTEVLLNEKIREQIKKYRRHFLRFCHNNKKKAQRYFLHDLECVVAMHQAQLISNIPHILKEMYDADLLEEEVIISWSEKASKKYISKELAEEIRVKAEPFIKWLKEAEEESSGGEEEDEDENIEVVYSKTASIPKVETVKSADNKDDDIDIDAI is encoded by the exons ATGTCTGTCAACGTCAACCGCAGTGTTTTAGATCAGTTCTATCGCTACAAAATGCCCAGTCTGATTGCTAAGGTTGAGGGCAAAGGAAATGGAATAAAGACAGTTATAATCAACATGGTTGACTTTGCAAAGGTGCTTAATCGGCCTCCAACGTATCCTACCAAATATTTTGGTTGTGAGCTGGGAGCACAGACCCAGTTTGATGCTAAGAATGACCGTTATATTGTCAATGGATCTCATGAGGCGAATAAGCTGCAAGACATGTTGGATGGACTCATTAAAAAATTTGTTCTCTGTCCCGAGTGTGAGAATCCTGGAACTGATATGCATGTCAATcctaagaaaaaaacaatagGTAACTCTTGCAAAGCCTGTGGCTATCGAGGCATACTTGACACAAACCATAAACTCTGCACATTCATTCTCAAGAACCCACCTGAGAATAGTGAGAGTGTTAc gaaaatagaaaaacaaaagaaaaatagaaagggcaaagacaaagaaaatggttCTGTGTCCAGCAATGAGAcaacaccatcaccaccaccacccaatGAACTTAACCCTCCACATGCTGTGGAAGATGATGAGGATGAAGACTGGGGAGAGGATACAACTGAAGAAGCTCAAAGACGCAGAATGGATGAAATTAGTGATCATGCAAAAGTTCTGACACTTAGTGATGACCTAGAAAGGACAGTTGAAGAAAGAGTcaatattttatttgactttgtgaagaaaaagaaagaagaaggtatTATTGATACTTCTGACAAAGAAATTGTTGCAGAAGCAGAAAGACT GGTAAAAGTTATGGACCCTTTTGTGTTGACTGAGGTTCTTTTAAATGAGAAGATTCGAGAACAAATTAAGAAATATAGACGTCATTTTCTACGATTCTGccacaataacaaaaaaaaagctcAGAGGTACTTTCTTCATGATTTGGAGTGTGTGGTAGCTATGCATCAAGCTCAGCTCATCTCCAATATTCCACATATCTTGAAGGAAATGTATGATGCAGACCTTTTGGAAGAAGAGGTCATCATTAGCTGGTCAGAAAAGGCCTCTAAGAAATACATCTCAAAGGAACTTGCTGAAGAGATTCGTGTCAAAGCAGAGCCCTTTATAAAATGGCTAAAGGAAGCAGAAGAAGAGTCTTCTggtggagaagaggaagatgaagatgaaaatatTGAGGTGGTGTATTCTAAGACTGCCAGCATACCTAAAGTTGAAACTGTGAAGTCTGCTGATAACAAGGATGATGACATTGATATTGATGCCATTTAA